CCGTCGTTGACGTGCGAGGCGAAGATCGAGCCTGCCGAGATGGCCATGATGATCAGCGCGAGGTGGGCCTGGGACATGCCCTGGCCCTCGACGAGGGGGACGACGATGCCGGCGGTGGTGACGATGGCGACCGTCGCCGAGCCCTGGGCCACGCGCAGCACGAGGGAGAGGAGGTAGGCGAGGACGACGACGGGCAGGCCGACGTCGTGGAAGGTGTCGGACAGGGCGGTGGCCACGCCGCTGCCCTTGAGGACGGCGCCGAAGATGCCGCCGGCGCCGACCACGAGCAGGATGTTGCCGACCGGCTTGAGGGAGGCGGTGGAGACCGTCTCCAGGGACCTGCGCGACCAGCCGCGGCGGATGCCCAGCAGGTAGTACGCCATCAGCAGGGCGATCGTCAGGGCGACGAAGGGGTGCCCGAAGAACTCGATGACCGAGCGGCCGGCGGACCGGGGCAGCGCGATGGAGGAGAAGGTCGCCAGCAGGATGAGGAGCAGCGGGGTGCCGATGATGGCGAGGACGGTGCCGAGCGGGACCGGCTGCTCGTGCGCGTCGGGCTTCTCGGCGGCCACCGCGGCCCTGGCCTCGTCGGCGGCCTCGACCATGTCCTGCGGCACCTCGACGAACAGGCGCTTGCCGATCCAGGCCGCGTAGCCCCAGGCGGCGAGCACGGCCGGGATGCCGCAGACGAGGCCCATGAGGATGATCCAGCCCAGGTCGACCTTGAAGAGGCCGGCGGCGGCGACCGGACCGGGGTGCGGCGGCAGGAAGGCATGGGTCATGGACAGGCCCGCGAGCAGCGGCATGCAGTACAGCAGGATCGACTTGCCGGACTTCCTGGCCGCCGCGTAGACGAGCGGCGCGAGGACGAAGATGCCGACGTCGAAGAAGACCGGGATGCCGAAGATCAGGCCGGTCATGCCCATCGCCAGCGGGGCGCGCTTCTCGCCGAAGAGCCGGAGCAGCCGGGCGCTCAGCACCTCGGCGCCGCCGGAGACCTCCAGGATCGCGCCGAGCATGGTGCCCAGGCCGATGATGATGGCGACGTGGCCGAGGATGCCGCCCATGCCGGTCTCGATGAGCGAGACGGCGTCGGACTTCTGGACCGTGCCGAAGAGTTCGGTGACGGACAGGCCGGCGGCCAGGCCGACCGCGATGGAGACACCGAGCAGCGCGACGAACGGCTGCAGCCGGACCTTGATGATCAGTACGAGGAGGAGCGCGATGCCGAGGGCGGCGACCGTCAGCAGGCCCGCCGTGCCCGGTATGAGGGCGAGCAGGCCGCCGGTGTGGGGTGGCGGCGGTGGGGTGGGGACCGGGGCGGCAAGCAGCATGAGCGGACTCCGTTGTCTGGCAGCTGGATGTTTCCGGGTAGGGGGGACCGCGGCACGGCGACCCGCCGGTGCGGGGCGCCGTGCCGTACGGCTGGTGGTGCGGACGTCCTAACGGCACAGGCGGTGGCTCAGCTCAGGACCGCGAGGGCGTCGATCTCGATGAGCAGGCCCTTGGGCAGCCCGACGTAGACGGTCGTGCGGGCGGCCGGGGCCTCCTTGAGGCCCTGCTCCTCGAAGTAGGCGTTGTAGATCTCGTTCATCTCGGCGAAGTGGTCCACGTCCGTGAGGTAGACGCGGATCATCATCGCGTCGTCCCAGGTGGCGCCGCCCTCTTCGAGGATGGCCTGGACGTTGGCCAGGGTCTGCAGGGTCTGCTCGCGCAGGGTGGGGCCGGCCGGGGTGGGGGCCTGGCCCTCGACGGCGGGCAGGA
The sequence above is a segment of the Streptomyces lydicus genome. Coding sequences within it:
- a CDS encoding RidA family protein, giving the protein MTDKIALTPTTHTTPPAKFSHGVKKGNVLQVAGQVGFLPAVEGQAPTPAGPTLREQTLQTLANVQAILEEGGATWDDAMMIRVYLTDVDHFAEMNEIYNAYFEEQGLKEAPAARTTVYVGLPKGLLIEIDALAVLS
- a CDS encoding GntP family permease, giving the protein MLLAAPVPTPPPPPHTGGLLALIPGTAGLLTVAALGIALLLVLIIKVRLQPFVALLGVSIAVGLAAGLSVTELFGTVQKSDAVSLIETGMGGILGHVAIIIGLGTMLGAILEVSGGAEVLSARLLRLFGEKRAPLAMGMTGLIFGIPVFFDVGIFVLAPLVYAAARKSGKSILLYCMPLLAGLSMTHAFLPPHPGPVAAAGLFKVDLGWIILMGLVCGIPAVLAAWGYAAWIGKRLFVEVPQDMVEAADEARAAVAAEKPDAHEQPVPLGTVLAIIGTPLLLILLATFSSIALPRSAGRSVIEFFGHPFVALTIALLMAYYLLGIRRGWSRRSLETVSTASLKPVGNILLVVGAGGIFGAVLKGSGVATALSDTFHDVGLPVVVLAYLLSLVLRVAQGSATVAIVTTAGIVVPLVEGQGMSQAHLALIIMAISAGSIFASHVNDGGFWMVAKYFGITERDTLKSWTVLESVLSVAGFAVAALVSLVV